The following coding sequences are from one Limnobacter sp. SAORIC-580 window:
- a CDS encoding TniQ family protein has translation MSNFAHIELPRVPNVLVPKSGEGLESYLLRVADHNGLLGIRELLRPIPGFAINKSVFTYIEQVAEITVQNVRDLANLRRIEQDNSTIIQDRHYRISTTPVCPMCLKEHGYAKQIWQHTLCTACPEHGVRLVESCDVCGSDIAKDRYHLKACNCGRDLTLIKTTKISNAEKWMNRRLATDITPCPPMNDFGNTDPIQWSNFISLVEFLYAHSEHNQNLSNGKALKPKSLAQSVAIVQDILPLFENFPNRVNELVKFRLDLAPPDSFSAEQRLGYWIKKLTNLCGSGRYPGFIRAVRDAVTLHSDGKYHINEKVATTENSRYLSVAQLANHLRIHEQTVMGMVERGVLRYAEIPHELKTRSILIEKSSAAELDQFLRSFMTKADAMRVTGLSRKSIEYFIEYGIFEALDAEMVGLNSSRAISATSIDTFTQKLTTQTQTKDGPKMKLKDFCARMTTNTAIHRALYMALLDGSLTVASSTKQKKLGDLEFLESDVRKILQSGEEEPLLKIVDVANILKIKDEVIRGWVKQGIIRSLESEIRGQKVNLIPVSALAEFQQTYIVLSTLADKLGTSSRMLLRTIESQGLKTVGSFEVSEGVSRGYLIEVTQLGKLLLPNQAKAA, from the coding sequence ATGTCTAATTTTGCACACATTGAATTACCCCGCGTTCCCAACGTGCTTGTCCCCAAAAGTGGTGAAGGGTTGGAAAGCTATTTATTGCGTGTGGCAGATCACAACGGCCTGCTAGGAATTCGGGAATTGCTTAGACCAATTCCTGGCTTTGCAATTAACAAGTCAGTGTTTACGTATATAGAACAGGTAGCGGAAATCACGGTTCAGAACGTCAGAGATCTGGCAAACCTGAGAAGAATCGAACAGGACAATAGCACCATCATTCAAGATCGTCATTACAGAATATCGACAACGCCGGTCTGTCCGATGTGCCTGAAGGAGCATGGTTATGCCAAGCAAATATGGCAACACACTCTCTGTACTGCATGCCCCGAGCATGGTGTTCGGCTTGTCGAGAGCTGTGATGTTTGTGGAAGTGATATCGCAAAGGATAGGTACCACCTAAAGGCATGCAATTGCGGTCGAGATTTGACATTGATCAAAACAACGAAGATTTCAAATGCAGAAAAGTGGATGAACAGGCGTTTGGCCACGGATATAACACCCTGCCCGCCAATGAATGATTTTGGAAATACCGACCCGATTCAGTGGAGCAATTTTATTTCCTTGGTGGAATTTCTTTATGCCCATTCGGAGCACAACCAAAATTTATCGAACGGTAAGGCGCTAAAACCAAAGTCTTTGGCGCAGTCGGTTGCGATCGTGCAAGATATTTTGCCACTATTTGAGAATTTTCCGAACCGCGTAAATGAGCTTGTGAAGTTTAGGCTGGACTTGGCCCCGCCGGATTCGTTCTCCGCTGAACAAAGGCTTGGTTATTGGATTAAAAAGCTGACCAACTTATGTGGTTCAGGTCGATACCCTGGTTTCATTCGTGCCGTGCGTGATGCGGTAACTTTGCATTCAGATGGCAAATACCACATCAACGAAAAGGTAGCCACCACGGAGAACTCCCGTTATTTGTCAGTGGCACAACTTGCTAATCATTTGCGTATTCACGAGCAAACAGTGATGGGGATGGTTGAACGCGGGGTACTGAGATATGCGGAAATACCTCATGAACTTAAAACACGCAGTATTTTGATTGAGAAATCTTCTGCCGCTGAATTGGATCAGTTTTTGCGGAGTTTTATGACCAAAGCGGATGCGATGAGAGTTACAGGCTTGAGTCGTAAATCCATCGAGTACTTCATTGAATATGGGATTTTTGAGGCATTAGATGCTGAGATGGTGGGATTGAATTCTAGTCGAGCGATATCAGCAACATCGATAGATACGTTCACCCAAAAGTTGACCACCCAGACTCAAACTAAGGATGGTCCAAAGATGAAGCTGAAGGATTTTTGCGCGAGGATGACAACAAACACTGCTATCCATCGAGCACTTTATATGGCACTTCTCGATGGATCACTGACTGTCGCCTCTTCCACCAAGCAGAAGAAGCTCGGGGACCTTGAATTCCTGGAATCTGATGTTCGGAAGATTTTGCAATCGGGTGAAGAAGAACCTTTACTCAAAATTGTCGATGTCGCCAACATACTAAAAATAAAGGACGAGGTAATTCGGGGATGGGTCAAACAAGGGATTATTCGTTCCTTGGAAAGCGAGATACGTGGTCAAAAGGTAAATTTGATTCCGGTGTCTGCTTTGGCAGAGTTTCAGCAGACCTACATCGTGCTTTCCACGTTGGCTGACAAACTTGGCACAAGTTCAAGAATGCTCTTGAGGACGATCGAATCGCAGGGCCTGAAAACGGTGGGTAGTTTTGAAGTGAGTGAAGGTGTAAGCCGAGGGTACTTGATCGAGGTCACGCAGCTTGGCAAGCTATTATTGCCAAACCAGGCCAAGGCGGCGTAG
- a CDS encoding type II toxin-antitoxin system Phd/YefM family antitoxin, with protein sequence MYIVNMHQAKSSLSRLVEDIETGRQCEIIIARNGRPVARLVPLDSGNAHGPRLGVAKGLFEVPDSIDEMNDEVANLFLGIQQD encoded by the coding sequence ATGTATATCGTCAACATGCATCAGGCCAAATCATCTTTATCGCGCTTGGTAGAGGATATCGAGACGGGTAGACAATGCGAAATCATCATTGCGAGAAATGGACGTCCTGTCGCAAGGCTGGTGCCACTTGATTCAGGGAATGCCCATGGGCCACGGCTTGGGGTCGCCAAGGGCCTGTTTGAAGTGCCCGATTCCATCGATGAAATGAATGATGAAGTGGCTAACTTGTTCCTTGGGATACAACAAGATTGA
- a CDS encoding endonuclease/exonuclease/phosphatase family protein, whose protein sequence is MTELKVITWNCNGAFRRKFDQLREFDADILVIQECEDPARSKDSAYQAFASNYLWVGPTKNKGIGVFARHGIPLTKIAFDVGRLELFLPVLIDHRWPLLACWTRHANSPTFGYIGQLWKLLQMNPPFLSTAAAMVIGDLNSNAKWDLWDRWWNHSDVVRKLVSLGLKSAYHQHFSELQGEETQPTLFLQRKLEKPYHVDYGFFGQGWGVQDVEVGGQTPWLELSDHMPVVFKIAQR, encoded by the coding sequence ATGACCGAGCTGAAAGTTATCACCTGGAACTGCAACGGCGCCTTTCGCAGAAAGTTTGATCAGCTGCGTGAATTCGATGCAGATATCTTGGTAATCCAAGAATGTGAGGATCCTGCCAGGTCAAAAGACTCCGCATATCAAGCCTTCGCGTCAAACTATCTTTGGGTAGGGCCGACGAAAAATAAGGGTATCGGTGTCTTCGCACGTCATGGAATACCGCTGACCAAAATTGCTTTTGACGTAGGGCGGCTAGAACTTTTCCTTCCAGTCCTCATTGATCACCGATGGCCGTTGCTTGCCTGTTGGACACGACACGCTAATTCACCCACTTTTGGCTACATAGGCCAACTTTGGAAACTGCTACAAATGAATCCGCCGTTTCTATCAACAGCCGCAGCCATGGTCATCGGCGATCTGAATAGCAATGCCAAGTGGGATTTGTGGGATAGGTGGTGGAACCATTCAGATGTTGTGCGAAAGCTGGTTTCCCTCGGATTAAAAAGCGCTTATCACCAACACTTTTCCGAACTTCAGGGTGAAGAAACGCAGCCAACGCTATTTCTGCAACGCAAACTGGAGAAGCCTTACCACGTGGATTACGGATTTTTTGGTCAAGGCTGGGGAGTTCAAGATGTTGAAGTAGGAGGCCAAACTCCATGGCTAGAATTGAGCGACCACATGCCTGTTGTGTTCAAAATAGCTCAGAGATAA
- a CDS encoding type I restriction-modification system subunit M, which yields MSNQNLSSFIWSVADLLRGNFRHYEFEKIILPFTVLRRLDCVMAPTKAAVLAEYESKKALGDAAHAFLLKKSGLEFYNTFPMDIQTLLGDSANVKQNLINYVSSFSENVRDIFDKFKFQNYIDALDANNLLYLVVQKFSTIDMSPQAVSNVQMGYLFEELIRKFAEDSNQTAGEHFTPREVIRLMVNVLFAADEEALTVPGIVRTIYDPTSGTGGILSVAEDRGMELNPRARFVVYGQELNPDTYAICKADMLIKGQDIANIICGNTLSEDGLPDKKFDYMMSNPPFGVEWKNVQDFVTTEHQQRGYSGRFGPGLPRVSDGSLLFLLHLVSKMRPVSEGGSRIGIILNGSPLFTGGAESGESNIRRYLLENDFVEAIIALPTDMFFNTGISTYIWILSNHKPAERRGKVQLINGADFYQKMRKSLGSKRKELSQDHIEQITKLYGDFKTTEHSLIFDNEDFGYSTITVERPLKLKFEITPEKLALIDDSKPLQKLEASGLANLNNALTSFPVGKVWMDRKVFEKDLKSACSAAGIVLAAAQEKAVIGIFGEQDDEAVVCTDKKGNVESNPDLRDTENVPLKDDIQAYFEREVLPHVPDAWIDHEKTKVGYEIPFNRHFYKYVPPRSLEEIDADLKAVTAEIVALLSEVAE from the coding sequence ATGTCAAATCAAAACCTAAGCTCGTTTATCTGGTCGGTGGCCGACCTTCTCCGCGGAAATTTCCGTCATTACGAGTTCGAGAAAATCATTCTTCCGTTTACCGTTTTGCGTCGCCTAGATTGCGTGATGGCGCCAACCAAAGCTGCGGTCTTGGCCGAATATGAAAGCAAAAAGGCGCTTGGTGATGCTGCCCATGCCTTTTTGTTGAAGAAGTCTGGGCTAGAGTTTTACAACACGTTTCCAATGGATATCCAAACCCTTCTAGGGGACTCGGCCAACGTCAAACAAAACCTGATCAACTATGTCTCGTCATTCTCTGAGAATGTGCGGGACATCTTTGACAAGTTCAAGTTTCAGAATTACATCGATGCTCTGGATGCAAACAACCTGCTGTACTTGGTAGTACAGAAGTTTTCCACGATCGACATGAGCCCCCAGGCAGTATCCAACGTACAGATGGGTTACCTGTTTGAGGAGCTGATCCGGAAGTTTGCTGAAGATTCGAACCAGACGGCCGGTGAACACTTCACCCCCAGAGAGGTAATTCGCCTGATGGTGAATGTGCTGTTCGCAGCCGATGAAGAGGCACTAACCGTGCCTGGTATTGTGCGGACCATCTATGACCCTACAAGTGGTACAGGCGGCATCTTGTCAGTTGCCGAGGATCGTGGCATGGAGCTCAATCCTCGTGCTCGATTCGTGGTGTATGGCCAAGAACTGAACCCAGATACGTACGCAATTTGTAAAGCGGACATGCTGATTAAAGGGCAAGACATTGCCAACATCATCTGTGGCAATACGCTGTCTGAAGACGGTCTGCCGGACAAGAAGTTTGACTACATGATGTCCAACCCACCATTTGGTGTTGAATGGAAAAACGTTCAGGATTTTGTGACCACTGAGCATCAGCAGCGTGGTTATTCCGGCCGGTTTGGACCTGGCCTGCCTCGGGTGTCTGACGGTTCTCTGCTGTTTTTGCTCCACCTCGTATCCAAGATGCGCCCAGTCAGTGAAGGTGGTAGTCGCATTGGCATCATCCTGAATGGCTCCCCTTTGTTCACCGGTGGCGCAGAATCTGGCGAGTCAAATATTCGTCGTTACTTGCTTGAGAATGATTTCGTGGAAGCAATCATTGCCTTGCCAACCGACATGTTCTTCAACACGGGGATCTCCACCTACATCTGGATTCTTTCCAATCACAAACCGGCTGAGCGCAGAGGTAAGGTACAGCTTATAAACGGCGCCGATTTCTACCAAAAGATGCGCAAAAGTCTTGGCTCGAAACGCAAGGAGCTTAGCCAGGATCACATTGAACAGATCACCAAACTTTACGGTGACTTCAAAACCACCGAGCACTCCTTAATTTTTGATAATGAGGATTTTGGCTACTCCACCATCACTGTTGAACGGCCACTGAAGTTGAAGTTTGAAATCACTCCTGAAAAGCTTGCATTAATTGATGACTCGAAACCTCTGCAAAAGTTGGAAGCTTCTGGGCTTGCAAACTTGAATAATGCTTTGACTAGTTTCCCAGTAGGCAAGGTTTGGATGGATCGAAAAGTTTTCGAGAAAGACCTGAAGTCTGCATGTTCAGCAGCAGGTATTGTTTTGGCCGCAGCTCAAGAAAAAGCAGTGATTGGAATTTTTGGCGAGCAAGATGATGAAGCAGTGGTTTGCACTGACAAGAAAGGCAACGTTGAATCAAACCCTGATTTGCGTGACACCGAAAACGTACCGCTGAAGGACGACATCCAGGCTTACTTTGAACGTGAGGTATTGCCGCACGTTCCTGATGCTTGGATTGACCATGAAAAGACCAAGGTTGGATACGAGATTCCGTTCAATCGTCATTTCTACAAGTATGTGCCTCCACGTTCACTGGAAGAAATCGATGCTGATTTGAAGGCAGTGACAGCTGAGATTGTGGCTTTGCTGAGTGAGGTTGCTGAATGA
- a CDS encoding restriction endonuclease subunit S: protein MKYSNVRPLKKSNEDWVESIPVDWIEKKLSLIFETIGSGTTPSTLEDDNYGVGVPWVTTGELRESRITRTQKEVPNEVFDRTSALKKFPVNSIAIAMYGATIGRLGIFGVEACTNQACCVLSNPRNGSYQFHYYCFQAAKASIIRRAIGGGQPNINQDTIRALRFPNPSREEQRQIAAYLNRETAKIDKLIAKQQKLIKLLQEKRQAVISQAVTKGLDPNVKMKDSGVEWLGEVPEHWNIRKLSSLIKMGTSISYGIVQPGEPLIEGIPFIQTTNLTTGSFSIETLQKTSPEIAINYPRSRLIGGEVILGIRASIGAAYVVPEHLRGANLSRGVARIELDTTKIQAKFLVSVLRSSNVSRYWELSKQGSTFNEVSIATVRELVIPIPPISESEQIQNFVDKNEQRFSKLEASANRAMQLLIERRQALINAAVTGKIDVRGLVSDEEVAALDADPVLETTEEDFESEVAAADYITEEE from the coding sequence ATGAAATATTCCAATGTGCGCCCGCTAAAAAAATCCAATGAAGATTGGGTTGAATCCATACCAGTGGATTGGATAGAGAAAAAGCTCAGCTTAATCTTCGAGACTATCGGAAGTGGCACAACTCCATCCACGCTGGAGGACGACAATTACGGTGTGGGCGTACCTTGGGTGACCACTGGAGAACTGAGGGAATCAAGAATCACAAGGACGCAAAAGGAAGTACCAAACGAGGTTTTTGACCGAACATCTGCCTTGAAAAAATTTCCTGTTAATAGCATTGCGATTGCGATGTATGGTGCGACGATTGGTCGGCTCGGCATCTTCGGAGTAGAGGCGTGTACCAATCAGGCATGCTGTGTTCTTTCTAACCCGAGGAATGGTAGCTACCAGTTTCACTATTATTGTTTTCAGGCAGCCAAGGCTTCGATAATAAGGAGAGCAATCGGTGGCGGGCAGCCCAACATTAATCAAGATACTATTCGGGCGCTTCGATTTCCAAATCCAAGTAGGGAAGAGCAACGCCAAATCGCCGCTTACCTCAACCGTGAAACGGCCAAGATCGACAAGCTCATCGCAAAGCAGCAGAAGCTGATCAAGCTGCTTCAGGAAAAGCGTCAGGCTGTGATTAGTCAGGCGGTCACGAAAGGACTAGACCCGAATGTGAAGATGAAGGACAGCGGGGTTGAGTGGTTGGGTGAGGTTCCTGAACATTGGAATATTAGAAAACTGAGTTCTCTGATAAAAATGGGAACCTCAATCTCCTATGGGATAGTCCAACCAGGAGAGCCACTGATAGAGGGCATACCTTTTATCCAAACTACAAACTTGACTACAGGTAGTTTTTCAATAGAAACCTTGCAAAAAACAAGCCCTGAAATTGCTATTAACTATCCTCGTTCTCGATTAATCGGTGGTGAGGTAATTTTAGGAATACGTGCTTCTATCGGTGCTGCATATGTTGTTCCGGAGCATCTTCGCGGAGCGAACCTTTCAAGGGGGGTGGCTCGAATCGAGCTGGACACCACCAAGATTCAGGCCAAGTTTTTGGTAAGTGTTTTGAGAAGTTCAAACGTTTCTCGTTACTGGGAATTGTCCAAGCAAGGCTCAACATTCAATGAAGTGTCAATTGCAACAGTTAGAGAATTAGTTATTCCAATACCTCCAATTTCCGAATCAGAACAAATTCAAAACTTTGTGGATAAAAATGAACAGCGATTTTCAAAATTAGAGGCTTCTGCGAATCGAGCTATGCAGTTATTAATTGAACGTCGGCAAGCCCTCATTAACGCCGCCGTGACTGGAAAGATCGACGTCCGTGGATTGGTCTCCGATGAAGAAGTGGCGGCACTGGATGCAGATCCCGTGTTGGAAACAACAGAAGAAGATTTCGAATCGGAAGTAGCAGCAGCTGACTACATTACCGAGGAAGAATAA
- a CDS encoding type I restriction endonuclease subunit R: MTNIHKELHFENEICAHLVANGWLHSASDKGYDRDLALFPEDLIWWIQETQPETWNKVKAMHNGSTQKKLLERLVKVLTADGTLSVLRHGFKDVSAGRVNLCQFKPATTLNATTIENYGKVRLRVMQQVHYSTSNNNSIDLVFFVNGVPVATSELKTDFTQSIEDAVKQYKFDRLPKDKSTKKEEPLLAFKRGALVHFAVSTEEVQMTTKLDGVNTRFLPFNLGDNGGKGNPENPNGFKTAYFWEYVLQRDNFLDILGRFMHLESVDKIDKKTGKRVTKTAMIFPRFHQFDAVSKLIATAKVEGAGHRYLTQHSAGSGKTNTIAWTAHQLSSLHGADNKKVFDSVIVVTDRTVLDSQLQDAIYQFEHKQGLVKCIKSEMGESKSAQLAQALISNTPIIIVTIQTFPFVIEALASANMAGKKYAIIADEAHTSQSGAVANKVKNVLSPAEKQELEDGGEIDIEAMLEAEMASRAQPKNISYFAFTATPKSKTMELFGRPDADGKPAPFHLYTMQQAIEEGFILDVLKNYTPYKLAFKIAHDGQDYDSETVDRSKALKSLMKWVRLHPYNIAQKVEVIVEHFKANVAWRLDGKAKAMVVTGSRKEAVRYKAAIDKYITKKVSEDKTYQGLQAMVAFSGTVIDSETGPGEFTEYNLNPGLNGRDLRDAFDEDDYQVMIVANKFQTGFDQPLLVSMYVDKKLSGVAAVQTLSRLNRTYPGKDVTFVLDFVNDPSEILESFAPYYRAAQLSEVSDPNVIFDLQSKLDAAQIYTNQEVENLVEVLLKKPTQAAVSRCLQPAQSRFKDGLKAARASDDSLEVEKLETFKKNVGSFVRAYDFLSQIINYSDTELEKRSMFLRLLQRLLVVEIDDEEIDLEGIELTHYQLRNKGKQDIPLAKTEGSVLYPAILDLGTTKTLEEKERVYWNEIIDKVNKLFEGDQLTDADAIAVFNHVADKMTENEALKEQATANTEQQFGASPDYKKVMNDAFIACFENHQSIIQQLLTNDRVKDQFAELLLPHVYGKLTRPQQPASDKY; encoded by the coding sequence ATGACAAATATTCACAAAGAACTGCACTTCGAAAACGAGATCTGCGCTCACCTAGTCGCTAACGGTTGGTTGCATTCAGCGAGTGACAAAGGTTACGACCGTGACCTAGCTTTGTTTCCTGAAGATCTAATCTGGTGGATTCAAGAGACTCAGCCCGAAACCTGGAATAAGGTCAAAGCCATGCACAATGGCTCGACCCAGAAGAAACTTCTGGAACGCTTGGTCAAGGTATTGACGGCGGATGGCACGCTTTCAGTGTTGCGGCATGGTTTTAAAGATGTGTCGGCCGGCCGCGTGAATCTTTGTCAGTTCAAACCTGCCACAACACTAAATGCAACCACGATTGAGAATTACGGCAAGGTGCGTTTGCGTGTCATGCAGCAAGTCCACTATTCCACCAGCAACAACAACTCGATCGATTTGGTGTTCTTCGTCAATGGAGTTCCGGTTGCCACTTCGGAACTGAAAACCGACTTCACACAGTCGATTGAAGACGCTGTGAAGCAGTACAAGTTTGACCGGCTCCCCAAGGACAAATCGACCAAGAAGGAAGAGCCGCTTCTTGCTTTCAAACGTGGAGCGTTGGTGCACTTCGCCGTTAGCACTGAAGAAGTGCAGATGACCACGAAACTGGATGGGGTGAACACTCGCTTCTTGCCTTTCAATTTGGGCGATAACGGCGGCAAGGGAAATCCTGAAAACCCCAACGGTTTTAAGACAGCGTACTTCTGGGAATACGTGCTTCAGCGGGATAACTTCTTGGACATTCTCGGGCGCTTCATGCACCTGGAAAGCGTCGATAAGATCGACAAGAAGACGGGTAAGCGGGTCACAAAAACCGCCATGATCTTCCCGAGGTTTCACCAGTTTGATGCTGTGTCCAAACTTATTGCCACCGCGAAGGTGGAAGGTGCCGGCCACAGGTATTTGACCCAGCACTCCGCTGGGTCTGGTAAAACGAACACGATTGCCTGGACTGCCCACCAGTTATCAAGCCTTCATGGTGCAGATAACAAAAAGGTCTTCGATAGCGTAATCGTGGTGACCGACCGCACTGTCTTGGACAGTCAGCTACAGGATGCGATTTACCAGTTTGAGCACAAGCAAGGTTTGGTGAAATGCATCAAATCTGAAATGGGTGAATCGAAATCGGCTCAGCTTGCCCAAGCCTTAATCAGCAACACGCCGATCATTATTGTCACCATTCAGACCTTCCCCTTTGTGATCGAAGCCCTGGCCAGTGCAAATATGGCAGGGAAAAAGTACGCGATTATTGCGGACGAGGCGCATACATCCCAGTCTGGAGCTGTGGCCAATAAGGTAAAGAACGTGCTGTCGCCTGCGGAAAAGCAGGAATTGGAAGACGGTGGCGAGATCGACATCGAAGCCATGTTGGAAGCTGAAATGGCTTCCAGAGCCCAGCCTAAAAACATCAGCTACTTTGCCTTCACCGCCACACCGAAGTCCAAGACTATGGAGCTTTTTGGGCGGCCAGATGCCGATGGCAAACCAGCACCATTTCACCTGTACACCATGCAGCAGGCCATTGAAGAGGGCTTCATTCTTGATGTACTGAAAAATTACACCCCCTACAAGCTGGCCTTCAAGATCGCCCATGATGGCCAAGATTACGACTCCGAAACCGTAGACCGCAGCAAGGCTCTCAAAAGCTTGATGAAGTGGGTTCGGCTGCACCCTTATAACATTGCACAAAAGGTTGAGGTGATCGTTGAGCACTTCAAGGCAAACGTGGCTTGGCGTTTGGATGGCAAAGCCAAGGCCATGGTGGTGACCGGCTCCCGCAAAGAAGCCGTGCGCTACAAGGCGGCGATTGACAAATACATCACCAAAAAGGTCTCTGAGGATAAGACCTACCAGGGCCTTCAGGCCATGGTGGCGTTCTCGGGAACTGTGATTGATTCAGAAACTGGGCCTGGTGAATTTACTGAATACAACCTGAACCCAGGGTTGAATGGCCGAGATTTGCGCGATGCGTTCGATGAGGACGACTACCAGGTCATGATTGTGGCCAACAAATTCCAGACCGGCTTTGACCAACCCTTGTTGGTTTCTATGTACGTGGACAAAAAGCTCTCGGGCGTGGCCGCGGTGCAAACCCTCTCTCGCTTAAACCGCACCTATCCTGGTAAAGACGTCACCTTCGTTTTGGACTTTGTGAATGACCCCAGTGAGATTCTGGAGTCGTTTGCACCCTATTACCGCGCAGCACAGTTGTCTGAGGTGTCGGATCCCAACGTGATCTTTGATTTGCAATCCAAATTGGATGCTGCGCAGATTTACACCAACCAGGAAGTTGAAAACCTGGTTGAGGTGCTTCTGAAAAAGCCAACGCAGGCGGCCGTAAGCCGCTGCCTGCAGCCGGCGCAAAGCAGATTCAAAGACGGACTGAAGGCGGCCAGAGCAAGTGATGATTCTCTGGAAGTTGAAAAACTGGAAACCTTCAAAAAGAACGTTGGCTCGTTTGTGCGTGCCTATGATTTCTTAAGCCAGATCATCAATTACTCGGACACCGAGCTTGAGAAGCGCAGCATGTTTTTGCGCTTGCTGCAGCGTCTGCTGGTCGTGGAAATTGATGATGAAGAGATTGACCTTGAGGGCATTGAGCTGACCCACTATCAGCTTCGCAACAAGGGTAAACAAGACATCCCACTTGCTAAAACGGAAGGCTCAGTTCTTTACCCCGCAATACTGGACTTGGGAACGACCAAGACACTGGAAGAGAAAGAACGTGTGTACTGGAACGAGATCATCGACAAGGTGAATAAGCTGTTCGAAGGTGATCAGCTGACCGATGCCGACGCCATCGCCGTGTTCAACCATGTGGCGGACAAGATGACTGAAAACGAAGCGCTGAAGGAACAAGCCACAGCTAACACTGAGCAGCAGTTTGGCGCCAGCCCTGATTACAAGAAGGTGATGAACGATGCTTTTATTGCGTGCTTTGAGAACCACCAAAGCATCATTCAGCAGCTATTGACCAATGACAGGGTGAAGGATCAGTTTGCGGAGCTGTTGTTGCCACATGTGTATGGGAAGTTGACGCGACCACAACAACCGGCGTCTGATAAATATTGA